A stretch of the Cellulomonas sp. WB94 genome encodes the following:
- the trmB gene encoding tRNA (guanosine(46)-N7)-methyltransferase TrmB, with protein sequence MAFDPNAFRHVAASENDPVRTFHPRRAALGVRRQDALMRLFPRLGFSVHDEAQGRMPLRADGSLDTDELFGRTAPVVLEIGSGMGEATATMAAADPDRDYLAVEAHLPGIARLLTLVEAAGTTNVRVAHGDALDLVRRRIPDGSLDAVHIFFPDPWHKTKHHKRRIIQPELVALLRSRLVVGGTLHCATDWEPYAAEMLQVLAADPGLANPFDGFAPRPDSRPETKFERRGLDLGHTVRDVIVRRVR encoded by the coding sequence GTGGCCTTCGACCCGAACGCGTTCCGGCACGTGGCCGCTTCAGAGAACGACCCCGTACGGACGTTCCACCCGCGGCGGGCCGCGCTCGGCGTGCGCCGTCAGGACGCGCTCATGCGCCTGTTCCCTCGGCTCGGCTTCTCGGTGCACGACGAGGCGCAGGGACGCATGCCGCTGCGCGCCGACGGCTCGCTCGACACGGACGAGCTGTTCGGGCGCACCGCACCGGTCGTGCTGGAGATCGGCTCCGGCATGGGCGAGGCGACCGCCACGATGGCGGCCGCCGACCCCGACCGTGACTACCTGGCCGTCGAGGCGCACCTGCCCGGCATCGCGCGCCTCCTCACACTGGTCGAGGCGGCCGGGACGACCAACGTCCGGGTCGCGCACGGCGACGCCCTCGACCTCGTACGACGCCGCATCCCGGACGGCTCGCTCGACGCGGTCCACATCTTCTTCCCCGACCCGTGGCACAAGACGAAGCACCACAAGCGACGGATCATCCAGCCCGAGCTCGTCGCCCTGCTGCGCTCCCGGCTCGTCGTCGGCGGCACGCTGCACTGCGCGACCGACTGGGAGCCCTACGCCGCCGAGATGCTGCAGGTCCTCGCCGCCGACCCCGGCCTGGCGAACCCGTTCGACGGTTTCGCGCCGCGACCGGACAGCCGGCCGGAGACGAAGTTCGAACGTCGCGGGCTCGACCTCGGGCACACGGTCCGGGACGTGATCGTCCGCCGCGTGCGCTGA
- a CDS encoding VOC family protein, with the protein MSIHTDPWPEGTPAWVDLMVPDHQVAQAFYGPLLGWEFDEGAPETGNYSTARVGGRAAAGVGDVMPGSRVGWTTYLAVDDLDATAKRVTAAGGTLLAEPMDVMDLGRMAVLADPTGAVVGLWQSGRHTGADVVNEPGAQVWNELMTRDFAAAKEFYGAVFPYAFSDMSGPGFTYATLDLDGRAVGGIGELGPETPADEQPAWSTYFAVSDTDAATARAVELGGQVVSPPADSPYGRLAVLRGPAGETFALMSTTDPSSPPA; encoded by the coding sequence ATGAGCATCCACACGGATCCTTGGCCTGAGGGCACGCCCGCGTGGGTCGACCTGATGGTTCCGGACCACCAGGTCGCCCAGGCGTTCTACGGACCGCTGCTCGGGTGGGAGTTTGACGAGGGTGCCCCGGAGACGGGCAACTACTCCACCGCGCGCGTCGGAGGGCGCGCCGCAGCCGGCGTCGGCGACGTGATGCCGGGGTCCCGGGTCGGCTGGACGACCTACCTGGCGGTCGACGACCTCGACGCGACCGCGAAGCGCGTGACGGCGGCGGGCGGGACGCTGCTCGCCGAGCCGATGGACGTGATGGACCTCGGCCGGATGGCGGTCCTCGCCGACCCGACCGGTGCCGTCGTGGGGCTCTGGCAGTCGGGCCGGCACACGGGCGCGGACGTCGTGAACGAGCCGGGCGCGCAGGTCTGGAACGAGCTCATGACCCGCGACTTCGCCGCCGCGAAGGAGTTCTACGGTGCCGTCTTCCCGTACGCGTTCAGCGACATGAGCGGGCCCGGCTTCACCTACGCGACCCTCGACCTCGACGGTCGGGCCGTCGGTGGGATCGGCGAGCTCGGTCCGGAGACCCCGGCAGATGAGCAGCCCGCCTGGTCCACCTACTTCGCGGTCTCGGACACGGACGCGGCGACCGCCCGGGCCGTCGAGCTGGGCGGCCAGGTCGTGTCCCCGCCTGCCGACTCCCCCTACGGGCGCCTCGCCGTGCTGCGGGGCCCGGCTGGTGAGACGTTCGCCCTCATGTCCACGACAGACCCGTCGAGCCCGCCCGCCTGA
- a CDS encoding UDP-glucose/GDP-mannose dehydrogenase family protein → MSTTPLDETPMLRISVYGTGYLGATHAVAMAELGFQVMGVDTDVHKVEALAAGKVPFYEPGLPELLEKQLATGRLHFSADLAAAAAWGDVHFICVGTPQQKTSHAANLSYVESAVSTVARNLTKDALIVGKSTVPVGTAAGLRTLVAQLAPAGVDVELVWNPEFLREGKAVNDTLHPDRIVVGGASERAQATMRQVYATPIAEGTPVVMTDLPTSELVKVSANAFLATKISFINAIAAVCEAADADVTVLADALGHDVRIGRQFLDAGLGFGGGCLPKDIRALMHRATELGAHRAAALLQQVDEINMGQRAAVIDLALEACGGSVLNRRIGVLGAAFKPETDDVRDSPALNVAAALHLRGAQVTVFDPQAGDTARKSFPTLSYATSIEEAVEGSDVLLVLTEWSQFVDAHPEKLASLANVARVIDARGKLIPAEWRSAGWQFRGLGRAAA, encoded by the coding sequence ATGAGCACCACCCCCCTCGACGAGACCCCCATGCTGCGCATCAGCGTGTACGGCACCGGCTACCTCGGGGCGACGCACGCCGTCGCGATGGCCGAGCTGGGCTTCCAGGTCATGGGCGTCGACACCGACGTCCACAAGGTCGAGGCGCTCGCCGCGGGCAAGGTCCCGTTCTACGAGCCCGGACTGCCCGAGCTGCTCGAGAAGCAGCTCGCGACCGGCCGTCTGCACTTCAGCGCCGACCTCGCCGCGGCCGCCGCATGGGGTGACGTGCACTTCATCTGCGTCGGGACCCCGCAGCAGAAGACGAGCCACGCCGCGAACCTCAGCTACGTCGAGTCGGCCGTGAGCACGGTCGCCCGCAACCTCACGAAGGACGCCCTCATCGTCGGCAAGTCGACCGTCCCGGTCGGCACCGCAGCGGGCCTGCGCACGCTCGTCGCGCAGCTCGCCCCGGCCGGCGTGGACGTCGAGCTCGTCTGGAACCCCGAGTTCCTGCGCGAGGGCAAGGCCGTCAACGACACGCTGCACCCCGACCGCATCGTCGTCGGCGGTGCGAGCGAGCGTGCACAGGCGACCATGCGCCAGGTCTATGCGACCCCGATCGCCGAGGGCACGCCGGTCGTCATGACCGACCTGCCCACCTCGGAGCTGGTCAAGGTCAGCGCGAACGCGTTCCTCGCCACGAAGATCTCGTTCATCAACGCGATCGCGGCGGTGTGCGAGGCGGCGGACGCCGACGTTACGGTCCTCGCGGACGCGCTCGGCCACGACGTGCGGATCGGGCGCCAGTTCCTCGACGCCGGCCTCGGCTTCGGCGGCGGCTGCCTCCCCAAGGACATCCGGGCGCTCATGCACCGCGCCACCGAGCTCGGGGCCCACCGCGCCGCGGCCCTGCTGCAGCAGGTCGACGAGATCAACATGGGCCAGCGCGCGGCCGTGATCGACCTCGCGCTCGAGGCGTGCGGCGGCTCGGTCCTCAACCGCCGCATCGGCGTCCTGGGTGCCGCGTTCAAGCCCGAGACCGACGACGTGCGCGACTCGCCGGCCCTCAACGTGGCCGCGGCCCTGCACCTGCGCGGCGCGCAGGTCACGGTCTTCGACCCGCAGGCCGGCGACACGGCACGCAAGAGCTTCCCGACGCTGTCGTACGCGACGTCGATCGAGGAGGCCGTCGAGGGCAGCGACGTGCTGCTCGTGCTCACGGAGTGGTCGCAGTTCGTCGACGCGCACCCGGAGAAGCTGGCGTCGCTCGCGAACGTCGCCCGCGTGATCGACGCGCGCGGCAAGCTGATCCCGGCCGAGTGGCGCTCGGCGGGCTGGCAGTTCCGCGGTCTGGGACGCGCCGCGGCCTGA